The Streptomyces puniciscabiei genomic interval CTCTCCCGCGAGGTCACCAAGGAAGAGGTCAACGCCGCCTTCCAGAAGGCCGCCGAGGGCGAGCTCAAGGGTCTCCTCGACTACACCGAGGACCAGATCGTCTCCTCCGACATCGTCAACGCCCCGGCCTCCTGCACCTTCGACTCCTCCCTGACCATGGTCCAGGAGGGCAAGAACGTGAAGGTCATCGGCTGGTACGACAACGAGTGGGGCTACTCCAACCGCCTCGTCGACCTCACGGTCTTCGTCGGCAACCAGCTCTGATCGCCGCAGATCGCGGCAGCAGGACCTTGAAGTGAGAACAGGGCCCGGGCAGCGCACCGCCGCGCTGTCCGGGCCCTGTCTCGCGTACAGACCACGTCCTTTTACGATCAGGTGCACCACGAGCCCTCCTTTGGAGTCCACTCAATGAAGACGATCGACGAACTTCTCGCCGCCGGCCTGAGCGGCAAGCGGGTCTTCGTCCGCGCCGACCTCAACGTGCCGCTGGAGAGCGGCACCATCACCGACGACGGCCGCATCCGCGCCGTGCTGCCCACCGTCAAGGCCCTCGCGGACGCGGGCGCCAAGGTGGTCGTCGCCTCGCACCTGGGCCGCCCCAAGGGCGCCCCCGACCCCGCCTTCTCCCTCGCGCCGGCCGCCTCCCGCCTGGGTGAACTCCTCGGCTCCGCCGTGGCCTTCGCGACCGACACCGTCGGCCGGTCCGCCCAGGACACGGTCGCCGGACTCACCGACGGCCATGTCGCCGTCCTGGAGAACCTCCGCTTCAACCCCGGCGAGACGTCCAAGGACGACGCCGAGCGCGGTGCCTTCGCCGACCAGCTCGCCGCCCTCGCCGACGTCTACGTCGGTGACGGCTTCGGCGCGGTCCACCGGGGGCACGCCTCCGTCTACGACCTGCCGAAGAGGCTGCCGCACTACGCCGGCTACCTCATCGCCACCGAGGTCGGCGTCCTGAAGCAGCTCACCGAGGACGTCAAGCGCCCCTACGTCGTCGCGCTCGGCGGCGCCAAGGTCTCCGACAAGCTCGCCGTCATCGACCAGCTGCTCGGCAAGGCCGACCGCCTGCTCATCGGCGGCGGCATGGCCTACACCTTCCTCAAGGCCAAGGGCTACGAGGTCGGCATCTCCCTCCTGCAGGAGGACCAGATCCCGGCCGTCACGGAGTACATGGAGCGCGCCGAGAAGCTGGGCGTCGAGCTGGTGCTCCCCGTCGACGTCCTGGTCTCCCGGGAGTTCCCGGACCTGAAGACCAAGGCGCCGGCCGACTACACCGTGGTCGACGCGGACAAGATCCCCGCCGACCAGGAGGGCCTGGACATCGGCCCGAAGACCCGAGAGCTGTACGCCTCGAAGCTCGCCGACGCCGCGACCGTCTTCTGGAACGGTCCCATGGGCGTCTTCGAGCACCCCGACTACGCCCAGGGCACCGCCGCGGTCGCCCAGGCCCTCGTCGACTCGAACGGCTTCTCCGTCGTCGGCGGCGGTGACTCCGCCGCTGCCGTGCGCACGCTCGGCTTCGACGAGAACGCATTCGGCCACATCTCGACCGGTGGCGGCGCCTCCCTCGAATACCTCGAGGGCAAGACGCTCCCCGGCCTCGCCGCACTGGAGGACTGACCTCAATGAGCACGCGCACGCCGCTGATGGCGGGCAACTGGAAGATGAACCTCAACCACCTCGAGGCCATCGCGCACGTCCAGAAGCTCGCCTTCGCCCTGGCCGACAAGGACTACGAGGCCGTCGAGGTCGCCGTCCTGCCGCCCTTCACCGACCTGCGCTCCGTGCAGACCCTGGTCGACGGCGACAAGCTCAGGATCAAGTACGGCGCCCAGGACATCTCGCAGCACGACTCCGGCGCCTACACCGGCGAGATCTCCGGCCCGATGCTGGCCAAGCTGAAGTGCACCTACGTGGTCATCGGCCACTCCGAGCGCCGCCAGTACCACAACGAGACCGACGAGCTGGTGAACGCCAAGGTCAAGACCGCCTACAAGCACGGCCTGACCCCGATCCTGTGCGTCGGCGAGGAGCTGGACGTCCGCGAGGCGGGCAACCACGTCACCCACACCCTCGCCCAGGTCGAGGGCGGTCTGAAGGACCTCCCGGCCGAGCAGGCCGAGACGATCGTGATCGCCTACGAGCCCGTGTGGGCCATCGGCACCGGCAAGGTCTGCGGTGCCGAGGACGCCCAGGAGGTCTGCGCCGCCATCCGCGGCAAGATCGCCGAGCTGTACTCGCAGGACGTGGCCGACAAGGTCCGCATCCAGTACGGCGGCTCCGTGAAGGCCGGCAACGTCGCCGAGATCATGGCCAAGGCCGACATCGACGGCGCCCTGGTCGGCGGCGCCTCGCTGGACGCCGACGAGTTCGTCAAGATCGTGCGTTTCCGCGATCAGTGACGCACGCTGTGAGTAGGCGCTAGCGGCGATACGTCGTACTCTTGCGGGGGCACCGCCGACGTGTTGTGCCCCCGTCGTCCATCCGAATCCGAGGAAGTTGGTCCAGCCGTGGTTTTGGGGTTCTCGATCGCCCTGATCGTCTTCAGCCTGCTGCTGATGCTGCTGGTGCTGATGCACAAGGGGAAGGGCGGCGGCCTCTCCGACATGTTCGGTGGTGGCATGGCGTCGTCCGTCGGCGGCTCCTCGGTCGCCGAGCGCAACCTCGACCGGATCACCATCGTGGTCGGTCTGCTGTGGTTCGCGTGCATCATCGTCCTCGGCATCGTGATGAAGACGAACAGCTGAGACGAACAGCTGAGAGGTGCGGCTGACAACCCGCACAGCACACACATCACGCATATTCGGTACGTAAGGCCCCATGTTCGGTACGCGCTCCTGGGTGCGGCCTATCATGGGGCTTGCGTCTGGATGTGGGGCTGGTAACTCCAATCACTGGACGCGCGTTGGGCCTTACGTAGACTGAGGCGCTCGCAGCGAAGCGAAACGCCGACTCGCTTCGCGGCACCATCACGCAGGGAGTTACACCGTGGCAAGTGGCAACGCGATCCGAGGAAGCCGGGTCGGGGCGGGGCCGATGGGCGAGGCCGAGCGCGGCGAGTCCGCGCCGCGTCTGCGCATCTCCTTCTGGTGCTCCAACGGGCACGAGACGCAGCCGAGCTTCGCCAGCGACGCGCAGGTTCCCGACACCTGGGACTGCCCGCGCTGCGGCTTCCCGGCCGGACAGGACCGGGACAACCCGCCGGACCCGCCGCGCACCGAGCCGTACAAGACGCACCTGGCGTACGTGCGGGAGCGGCGCAGCGACGCGGACGGCGAGGCGATCCTCGCCGAGGCGCTCGCCAAACTGCGGGGCGAGATCTAGTACTTGACACCAGCCGGGCGCCTCGAGGTGCCTGGCCGGAGCCGTGTCCGCCCGCTCGCGGCCGACCGATTGTCAGTGGCGCCCTCTACGGTTTTTCCTGAGCCGTTCTTCGACGGCACGGATCGTGAGGGGGAGCTGTGTCGGGGGTCGGGAAGGTGCAGGCGGGGGCGCCGGCGTGGCGCGGGGGATTCGCGCGGCTGTGGACGGCCGCCGTGGTGTCCCGGTTCGGGGACGCGTTACGGAACTCGGCGCTGCCCCTGCTCGCGGTGCGGCTCAGCGACGAGCCGCTGGTCATCGCCTCGGTGACAGCCTGTGGGTATGTGCCGTGGCTGCTGTTCGGGCTGCTCGGCGGGGCCGTGGCCGACCGGGTCGACGGGCGGCGGGCGATGTGGGCCGTGGACACGGTCCGCTGCCTGCTGGTGGCCGCGTTCGCCGTCGCCGTGGGACTGGGCCATGCCTCGATCCCCCTGCTGCTCGCCCTCGCATTCGCGTTGACCACGCTCCAGACCCTCTTCGACAACGCCGCCACGGCCCTGCTGCCCGCGCTCGTGGACCGAGCGGCCCTGGGCGGCGCCAACGCCCGGCTGATGACCGGCCAGCAGATCGCCGGCGGTCTGCTCGCCGCCCCACTGGTGCCGCTGCTGCTGACGGCGGGCGCGTTCATGCCGTTCGCGGCCGACGCGTGCACCTTCCTGGCGGCCGCCGCCCTCGTGGCGTCCCTGCGGACACGCCCGCCCAAGCGCGCGCCACGCCCCGCGGGCAGCACCCTGCGGACGGAGATCGGGGCGGGCCTGCGCGCCCTGTGGGGCGACCGAGCCCTGCGCGCGACCTGTGTGGCCACGCTGCTGTGCAACATCGGCATGGGCGGCCTGATCGCCACCCTGGCGCTGCACGTGACGCGCTGGCTGGACGCGGGCAACGCCGGATATGCCGCCGCGATGACGGCGTTCTCGGTGGGCAGCATCACGGGCGGATTCGTCGCCCAGCGTCTCGCGCGCCGCACCGGCCGGGTGCGGGCGCTGCTCGTCGCCGGCGGCATCCAGACGTCGTCACTGCTGCTCATCGGATCCGTCCGGCACCTGGCCGCGCTCGTCACCGGCATGCTGCTGCTCGGCGCCATGAACATGGTGTGGAACGTCAACCAGGTCACCCTGATGCAGCAGCGCAGTCCCGAGGCGATGGTGGGCCGTATCGCCTCCGCGTTCCGTACGTCCTCGACGTCCGGCGCCCCGCTCGGCGCGCTCCTCGGTGGAGTGGCGGCCCGGACATACGGGCTGAACGGCCCGGCCCTGTTCGCCGCCGTCCTGTTCGCCCTCGCCGTCACTTCGCTGATACCGGCCCGCAAGCCGGACGTACCTGTTGTTGCGCCGCACGACGACGTCATGACGGCTCGTGCCGCGCAGTGATCAATTAGGTTGGAACAGCTGGGACAGGCACGAAAGAAGGCGGAAGTCGGAAATGAACGCAGACGGCCGTACCAGGCTCCATCAGACGCCCGAGTGGACCGCTCTCGCCAAGCACCGGGAGGAGCTGGCCGACACCCATCTCAGGGAGCTGTTCGCCGCCGATCCCGGGCGCGGTGAGGGATACACGCTCCAGGTCGGCGATCTGTACCTCGACTACTCGAAGCACCTGGTCACCGACGAGACCCTGCGGTTGCTGCGCGAGCTGGCCGCCGCCACGGACGTGTTCGGCCTCAGGGACGCCATGTTCCGCGGCGAGAGGATCAACGTCACCGAGAACCGTGCGGTCCTGCACACCGCGCTCCGCGCCCCGCGCGACGCGGTGATCGAGGTCGACGGGGAGAACGTCGTCCCGAAGGTGCACGCCGTCCTCGACAGGATGAGCGACTTCGCCGACCGCGTCCGCTCCGGGGCCTGGACCGGCCACACCGGCAGGCGCATCAAGAACGTCGTCAACGTCGGCATCGGCGGCTCCGACCTGGGCCCCGCGATGGCCTATGAGGTGCTGCGCAGCTTCACCGACCGCGCCCTGACGGTCCGCTTCGTCTCCAACGTGGACGGCGCCGACCTGCACGAGGCCACGCGGGACCTGGACCCGGCCGAGACCCTGTTCATCATCGCCTCCAAGACCTTCACCACCATCGAGACCATCACCAACGCGACGAGCGCGCGGACGTGGCTGGTGGAGGCGCTCGGTGACGAGTCGGCGGTGGCCAAGCACTTCGTGGCGCTGTCCACGAACGCGGAGAAGGTCGCCGAGTTCGGCATCGACACGGACAACATGTTCGAGTTCTGGGACTGGGTCGGCGGCCGCTACTCGTACGACTCCGCGATCGGCCTGTCCCTGATGATCGCCATCGGCCCGGACCGGTTCCGGGAGATGCTCGACGGCTTCCGGCTGGTCGACGACCACTTCCGCACCGCGCCCGCCGAGGCCAACGCCCCCTTGCTGCTGGGCCTGCTGGGCATCTGGTACGGCAACTTCCACGACGCCCAGTCGCACGCGGTGCTGCCGTACAGCCACTACCTGTCGAAGTTCACCGCCTACCTCCAGCAGCTGGACATGGAGTCCAACGGCAAGTCGGTGCAGCGGGACGGCCGGCCGGTGGAGTGGCAGACCGGGCCGGTGGTGTGGGGCACCCCGGGCACCAACGGGCAGCACGCCTACTACCAGTTGATCCACCAGGGCACCAAGCTGATCCCGGCGGACTTCATCGGCTTCGCCCGGCCCGTCGGTGAGCTGAGCGTGGAACTCAAGGCCCAGCACGACCTGTTGATGGCCAACTTCTTCGCCCAGACCCAGGCGCTGGCCTTCGGCAAGAGCGCCGAGGAGGTCCGCGCGGAGGGGGTGCCTGAGGAGCTGGTCCCGCACAAGACCTTCCGGGGCAACCGGCCGACGACGACCATCCTGGCGAAGGAGCTGACCCCGTCGGTCCTCGGCCAGCTGATCGCCCTCTACGAACACAAGGTGTTCGTGCAGGGCGCCGTGTGGAACATCGACTCCTTCGACCAGTGGGGCGTGGAACTGGGCAAGGTCCTCGCCAAGCGCGTCGAGCCCGCCCTGACCGAGGGCGCCGAGGTCGAGGGCCTCGACGCGTCGACGCGGACACTGGTCGCCAAGTACCGGGAGCTGCGCGGCCGTAGCTGATCGGCGGGCAGCTGAGCGGTGGCACGCGGGAGCCGGACGCGGCGGTGGCCCTCCGAGGGGCCGGCCGGCCCGGCTCCCGTAGACTCCCCGATGATCATGTGAGTCACGACTCGGGGGAGTACGCAGTGGCCGCTGGGCGGGGAAGCCGCACCGGATCCGCGGAGCGCGGGCGAAACTTTCTGAAGGCCCATCACGCCGCCTGGGCGGTGTTCCACCCCGCGTGGATACCCGAACCGCTCGATCCGGCGGTGGAGGAGCTCAAGCGGATCCGCGTCGCCGCCGGCACCGTCGCGGCGGTCGGTGTCTACACCTTCGTCGAGGGCGGCTTCGCTCCCGAGGAGATGCTCCAGAACCTGCTGATCGCCTCGGTCGTCCTGCTGTTCGTCACCCCGCTCACCGTCGGTGTGATGCTCTGGATCTGGCGGCGCACCGGCAGCCTGCGCCCGCTGCGTCCCGCCCTGCTGAAGGCCCTGGGGCTGTTGCTGACCTTCGTGGGCTCGGTCGTCGCGACGGTCCTGATGCTGCAGCACGCCAATGCGCTGGCCGGCGGGCTGCTGATCATACCGGTGAGCGTGCTGACGCTGTGGATGGTCTGGTTCGTCGGGGCGGGCGCCCTCCGGATCAACGGGAACTTCTTCGGCACGGCAGCCGTGCACCGCTGTCTCCCGCCGCTGCTGGCCATGGTCACCAGCTGGCTGATGGCCCTGCCCGATCTCCTCACCGGAGACCTGCACGGCCTCGGCCTGCTGCTGGGCGTCGTGTTCATCCTCGGCGCCCCCGTGACGGTCTCGGCCATCGCGCTGTACGAGCTGGCCCTGCTCAAGCGCAGGCACGGCATCCGGCTGGCCGCCCATCCGGCGCTGCACACACCCCAGGGCCCGTACAACAACCGCACCCACAACAGCCGGTTCTCTTACGGGAGTTGAGTTCCCGACAGGCCTCGGTCAGGCCACCGCGCTCAGCGTGTCCGCGAGGCGGCTGCGTGCCGCGCGGGCCGCGGGCAGTGCCGCCAGCGCCGCCGCCCCGAGCACGGCGGCCGCGCCCAGCGCGAGCAGCAGCGCGGGCGACGGGGACTGGGCGATCCCTGCGCCGATACCGCTGGAGCTGCCCTGGGCGTCGATCAGCCGGCGGCCCAGCGGCAGCCCCAGCGCCATGGCGGCGACCACCGCGGCCAGGGCCGTACAGCTCGTCGCCGTGACGGTGATCGCGGTGATCTGCCGCGGGGACATGCCGATCGCCTTCAGTGCCAGCACGTCCCGCTCGCCCTCGCGGACGCTGCCGCCGATGGCGGTGAGCAGCTCGACCAGCCCGATCAGGGCCAGTACGGCGATCAGCCCGGCGACGACTCCGCGCAGCGGGGAGAGCCCGTCGGCGGGGTTCTCCACCGGGTGCACGTCCAGGTGGCCCCGGCCGGCCGCGGACAGCGCGGCGGCCACCTGCTGCGGGTCGGTGCCGGGGCGCAGCCGCAGTTCGTAGAAGGCGGGGGCCAGCGCGGGGTCGTTCTCGCGGAGGGTGTCCAGGGAGGTGGTCACCACCCGGCCGGCGTTCTGCGGTTCGATGCTGCGGCCCACGATGTGCAGGATCTGCGGCCGGTCGCCCACCGTCATCCGCACCCAGTCACCGACCCGGGCGTGCAGCAGGTCCAGCAGGCCCTGGCCGGCCACCGCCTCGTCCGGTCCGCGTGCGGCCCGGCCCTCGGCGAGGGCGTAGGGGTAGGGCTCGGCGCGGGTGCCGACACCGCGCAGCGCGATGGTGCCGGTCTGGCCGGGGACCAGCGCGGCGACCTCGACTCCGGGGTAGGCGGCGGCGACCCGGTGATCGCCGGTGAGCAGGTCCCGTACGGCGGACGTGTCCATGGCACCGTCGGAGCGGACGGTGAGGGACGTCGGCAGACCCATGTGGTCCGGGCTGCTGTGGAAGCGGTCGATCGTGGTCCAGGCGCTGAGCGCCACCACGATCAGCAGCAGCGGCAGGGTCAGCCGGGCCACGGTGGCCAGCGACCGGCCGCGCCCCGAGAACGCCTTGTGGCAGCCGAGGACCAGCGCGGCCGGCAGCCGCAGCCCGAGCGCCCGCCGGGCCGCTCCGGTCAGCCGCCCGCCGGCCGGTGCGGTCCGGCGCGGCACCGGAACCGGCGGCACCCGCCCGGCCCGCCACGCCGCGAGACCCGTCGTCAGGCCGATGAACAGCACCGCGCCCACGGGCACCACGAACAGCGCCACGGTGTGCCCCGGCAGCCCCTGCCACACGCCCACGGCGTCGCCGAGCCGGCCGGGGATCCGGTGCCCCAGGGCCTCGGTGAGTGCCGCGGCGGCCACCGAGCCGAGCAGCGCGTACGCCAGGTGCTGGAGCAGGAAGATCCGGACGACCTGGCCGGGGGTGAAGCCGATCGCCTTCAGCACCGAAATGTCCCGCAGGTGCCCGCGGATGCGGGTGGCGATGGCCCCGTGCACGGCGAACCCGGCGGCGATCAGGGCGCCGAGACCGAACAGGCCGAGCACCTGCCCGAGCAGCCGGTTGTCGCCCTGGGCGGCGGAGCGCGCCTGCTGCCAGGTGGAGACCTCGCCGACCGCGCCCGCGCCCAGCACCGTGACGGCACGCTGCACGGCGTAGTCCGTGTCGCCCGGGTCGGCCAGGCGCAGCCCGATCACCTGGCCGCCGGGAGCGCGTACGGCGGAGGGCAGGGCCCACACCAGCCCCGGCTGCTCGCCCGGGCTGTAGCGCGGCTCGGCACTGTCCGCGATGCCCTCGACGGTCAGGGTGCGGGCGGTGCCGGGCAGCGTGAGGGTGTCCCCGGGCTCGGCCAGCAGCGCCCGGGCCAGGCCGGTCTCCAGCACCACGCCGTCCGGTTCGGCCGGATCAAGCCAGTGCCCGGCGGTGAGCAGCGGCCGGCCGACGGACGGCAGCCCCGGCGTGCCGCGCAGCTCCACGGAGGCGCGGGTGCCGCCGCGTACGGCGACGGTGGCGGACTCGGTGCGGTAGGGGCCGGCCACGGACTCGACACCGTCCAGCCGGGCCAGCCCGCGGGCGTCGGCCGACGGCACGGTGTGGATCCACACATGCGCGCCACGGGCCTGGGTGAACACGCGCTGCCAGGGGTTGGTGGCGTACCCGAACAGGGCGGTGGCCAGCAGCAACGAGACGACGATCCCGGCGGTGGCCAGCACCAGGAACAGCGCCTCGCCCCGGTGGGTGCGCACGTCGGAGTGCGCCCAGCGCAGGGTGGCTCGCACGTCCCGGAGATCCAGCACCGTCAGTCCCTCAGCTCCAGCACACCCGAGATCCCCGACTTCCGGGACGCGGTGGTGCCGTCCAGCTGCGCGTCGTCGGCTATCCGGCCGTCGAAGAAGCTGATCACCCGGTCGGCGGCGCTCGCCAGCCGGGCGTCATGCGTGACCAGCACGATCGTCTGGCCGCGCCCGTGGAAGCGGGACAGCAGCCGCATGACCTCGCGCGTGCCCTTGCTGTCCAGGCTGCCGGCGGGCTCGTCGGCCAGCAGCAGCGGCGGATGGTTGACCAGGGCCCGGGCGAGCGCGACCCGCTGCTGTTCGCCGCCGGACAGCTCGCCCGGCATGCTGCGCTCCTTGCCCGTGAGCCCCAGCTCCGCCAGCAGCTCCTCACGCTCGGCGCGCGCCTTCTTCGGCGGGACGCCGGCGAGCAGGGCGGGCAGCTCGACGTTGTCGGCGACGGACAGGTTCGACACCAGGTTGAAGAACTGGAACACGATCCCGATGGCCTTGCGGCGCTCCACCGCCCAGCGGGCCTCGCCGAAGGAGTCCGTGCAGCGCCCGTCCAGCCAGATGCTGCCCGCGTCCGGACGCTGCAGCCCGCCGAGCAGGTGCAACAGCGTGGACTTGCCCGCGCCCGACGGGCCGGTGATCGCCACGAACTCGCCCCGCGCCACGGACAGGTCGACCCCGCGCACGGCATGCGCGGGCGCGCCCTCGCCGTGGTGCGTCTTCACCAGCCCCTCGGCCCGAAGCACCGGAACAGTGTCCTCGCTCGCCCCAGTGCTCATTCCAGTTCCTCCTGGCACCGCTCGAGCCAGTCGAGGTCGGCCTGCAGATGCAGCATCGCGCCCTCGATGAGCAGCTGGGCGATGCGGTTGTCCCGGTTCTCGGCCGTGGCCAGTTTCGACAGGTTGCGCATGGTGTTCAGGTACTGGCGCCGCTGCTTGTTGATGAGGGCGATCTGGTCGGCGAGACCGGTCTGCGGGGCGAGGGCGAGCTTCATGAAGAACTCGTCCCGCACCCGCGGCTCGTCCTCGGTCTCCTCGAACCAGGCGTGCAGCGCCTCCCGCCCGGCGTCGGTGAGGTGGTAGACCTTCTTGTTGGGCCGGCTGGACTGCTCGACGTCCTCGCCCTCGATCAGTCCCGACTTCTCGAGGCGGCCGAGGGTGACGTAGATCTGGCCGACGTTCGGCTGAGGGTACGCGGAGCCCAGCAGTTGCTCAAGGTCCTGCTTCAGCTCGTAGCCATGGGCCGGACCACGGGCGAGGAGTGCCAGGAGGGGCAGGCGCACTCGTGCTGTCCTCCTGTCTGCTCACAATGTGCTCCAGGCCCTAGTATCGCCCATACCTAACAGGTATACATGGCCTCTGACTCCCGGGCGAGGGTGCCCGGAGCCGTGTGTACGTGTTCAGGGAGGAACCTATGCGGTGGATACGCGCCGCCGGTAGGGGCCTCCTCGTTCTCGCCGTGATCCTCACCGGGTACGTCGCCTCCGGCGCGCAGGCCGACGAGGGCGCGGGCGAGAGCCGCGGCCCGCTCACCCTGGCCACCGCCGGCGACCTCACCGGATATCTCGCCCCGCTGCTGCAGGGCTGGAACCGCACCCACCCCGGCGAGAAGGTGACCCTCGTCGAGCTGCCGGACTCCGCCGACGAGACCCATGCGCAGATGACCACCGACCTGCGCGGTGGTGACCGGGGCCGCTTCGACGTCCTCAACATCGACGTCAACTGGACCTCGGAGTTCGCGGCGGCCGGCTGGATCCGCCCGCTGCCCCGTGATCGCTTCCCGCTGAAGAGCTTCCTGCCGCCGGTCGTGGACACGGCCACCTACGACGGCCGGCTGTACGCGGTCCCGTACGTCACGAATGCCGGACTTCTCCTGTATCGCAAGGACATCCTCGCCAAGGAGGGCGTCCCCCCGCCGCGCACCTGGGCCGAGCTGGAGCACGACGCGAAGACCATCGCGCCCAAGTACCACCTCGGCGGCTACGCGGGCCAGTTCCTGCCCTACGAGGGCCTCACGGTCAACGCGGCCGAGGCCGTCTACTCGGCGGGCGGCACGATCCTCGGCGGCGAGGGCACCCGGGTCACCGTCGACTCCTCCGCCGCCCGCGAGGGCATCGGCTTCCTCGCCCGCGGCGTCCGCGAGGGCTGGATACCGAAGGCGGCGCTGACGTACAAGGAGGAGGAGTCCAAGCAGGCCTTCCAGGACGGCGGGCTGCTCTTCCTGCGCAACTGGCCCTATGCGTACGCCGTGGCCTCGGCCAAGGGCTCCAAGGTGGCCGGGAGGATCGGCGCCGTACCGCTGCCCGGCCCCGACGGACCGGGGACCAGTGTGCTCGGCGGCTCCAACCTGGCCGTCAACTCCCATGCGGCGCATCCCGATTCGGCCGCCCGGCTGATCGCCTACCTCACCAGCGCGCCCGTCCAGCGCCAGGTGCTCACCCGGGGTGCCCTGCCGCCCGTGCGCGCCGCGCTCTACGAGGATCCCCAGCTGGTGCGGCGCTTCCCCTATCTGCCGACCCTGCGCACCGCCGTGCTCACTGCCCGGCCGCGCCCCAAGAGCCCGCACTACGACCAGGTCAGCCTGGTGGTGCAGGCCGTGATGCAGGACGCGCTCAGCGGGCGGGAGACGCCCGAACAGGCCGTGCGCAGGCTCGCGCGCGAGCTCGACGCGATCGCCCGCCGATAGTTACTTGTTAAGTAACGCGCAGATCTCATCTCGGCGCATGATGCCCGGTTAAGTCCGATTTTGCGCCCTCAACTCACCAGTAGCTTCCGTTCTTTTCGTTGACACCCTCACGACACGCCTACCTAACATGCATGCATGCTGAGTAAGTACCACTGGTGGCGTGACGCGGTGATCTACCAGGTCTACGTCCGCAGCTTTCTCGACAGCACCGGCGACGGCATCGGCGATCTGGCCGGCGTCCGGGCCGGGCTGCCGTATCTGAAGAAGCTGGGCGTCGACGGGATCTGGCTGAGCCCGTTCTACCCCTCGCCCCAGCACGACCACGGCTACGACGTGGCCGACTACTGCGGGGTCGACCCGCTCTTCGGCGACCTCGCCGAGTTCGACCTGCTGATGGCGGCCGCGCACCGGCTCGGCATCAAGGTGCTCCTGGACATCGTGCCCAACCACTGCTCCAGCGAGCACCCGTGGTTCCGCGAGGCGCTCGACAGCGCGC includes:
- a CDS encoding PadR family transcriptional regulator — encoded protein: MRLPLLALLARGPAHGYELKQDLEQLLGSAYPQPNVGQIYVTLGRLEKSGLIEGEDVEQSSRPNKKVYHLTDAGREALHAWFEETEDEPRVRDEFFMKLALAPQTGLADQIALINKQRRQYLNTMRNLSKLATAENRDNRIAQLLIEGAMLHLQADLDWLERCQEELE
- a CDS encoding ABC transporter substrate-binding protein, producing the protein MRWIRAAGRGLLVLAVILTGYVASGAQADEGAGESRGPLTLATAGDLTGYLAPLLQGWNRTHPGEKVTLVELPDSADETHAQMTTDLRGGDRGRFDVLNIDVNWTSEFAAAGWIRPLPRDRFPLKSFLPPVVDTATYDGRLYAVPYVTNAGLLLYRKDILAKEGVPPPRTWAELEHDAKTIAPKYHLGGYAGQFLPYEGLTVNAAEAVYSAGGTILGGEGTRVTVDSSAAREGIGFLARGVREGWIPKAALTYKEEESKQAFQDGGLLFLRNWPYAYAVASAKGSKVAGRIGAVPLPGPDGPGTSVLGGSNLAVNSHAAHPDSAARLIAYLTSAPVQRQVLTRGALPPVRAALYEDPQLVRRFPYLPTLRTAVLTARPRPKSPHYDQVSLVVQAVMQDALSGRETPEQAVRRLARELDAIARR